A genomic stretch from Candidatus Palauibacter soopunensis includes:
- a CDS encoding type II toxin-antitoxin system HicB family antitoxin: protein MHLSGTCGHEIILYWSNEDQAVVAEAPELPGCMAHGDDHESALRNIKDAMQFWIDRARELGRPVPEPLG, encoded by the coding sequence CTGCATCTAAGTGGAACCTGCGGGCACGAGATCATTCTCTATTGGAGCAACGAAGATCAGGCTGTCGTCGCCGAGGCGCCCGAGTTGCCCGGGTGCATGGCGCACGGTGACGATCACGAGAGCGCCTTGAGGAACATCAAGGATGCGATGCAGTTCTGGATCGACCGGGCACGCGAGTTGGGACGCCCCGTACCGGAACCCCTGGGATAA